A single region of the Bacteroides luhongzhouii genome encodes:
- a CDS encoding beta-ketoacyl-[acyl-carrier-protein] synthase family protein, which produces MKRVVITGMGIYSCIGKNLDEVKDSLYNGKSGIGIDPVRKELGYFSALTGILERPDLKKLLDRRKRLCLPEQGEYAYLATLEAFRNAGIDDAFLEANEVGILYGNDSSAAPVINAVDIIREKKNTALVGSGSIFQSMNSTVTMNLSVIFKLRGVNFTIAGACASGSHAIGMGYLLIKSGLQDCILCGGAQEVNPYAVGSFDGLSAFSTQEAEPEKASKPFDKRRDGLIPSGGAASLVLESYESAVKRGAPILAEVIGYGFSSNGDHISVPNVDGPKRSLQMAIKDAGIALEQISYINAHATSTPVGDLNEAKAIAEVFEGHHPYVTSTKSMTGHEMWMAGASEVIYSTLMMNNGFIAPNLNFEEPDEASAQLNIPTQRVNLEFDTFLSNSFGFGGTNSTLIIRQIKK; this is translated from the coding sequence ATGAAAAGAGTTGTTATCACGGGAATGGGGATTTACTCTTGCATCGGCAAGAACCTGGATGAAGTAAAAGACTCACTATACAATGGGAAATCGGGGATTGGCATAGATCCGGTACGGAAAGAGCTGGGCTATTTTTCTGCATTAACGGGCATATTGGAACGTCCCGACTTGAAGAAACTATTAGATCGTCGTAAACGTCTCTGCCTGCCGGAACAGGGAGAATATGCTTATCTCGCTACTTTGGAGGCTTTCCGCAACGCCGGTATTGACGATGCTTTTCTCGAAGCTAATGAAGTGGGTATCTTGTATGGTAATGATAGTAGTGCCGCCCCTGTTATCAATGCAGTGGACATCATTCGTGAAAAGAAAAATACAGCGTTGGTAGGTTCCGGTTCTATTTTCCAGTCGATGAATTCTACCGTGACAATGAACCTGTCGGTTATCTTCAAGCTTAGAGGAGTTAACTTCACCATTGCCGGAGCCTGCGCAAGTGGTTCTCATGCTATTGGCATGGGTTATCTGCTCATTAAATCAGGATTGCAGGATTGTATTCTTTGCGGTGGCGCACAAGAAGTAAATCCTTATGCGGTCGGCAGTTTCGACGGACTAAGCGCATTTTCCACCCAGGAAGCAGAGCCCGAGAAAGCCTCCAAACCTTTTGATAAACGACGTGACGGACTGATTCCGAGTGGAGGAGCCGCCAGTCTGGTATTAGAGAGCTATGAATCGGCAGTAAAAAGGGGAGCTCCCATTTTGGCCGAAGTTATCGGTTACGGTTTCTCATCCAATGGAGATCATATCTCCGTACCAAATGTGGACGGTCCGAAACGTTCTCTTCAGATGGCCATCAAAGATGCGGGTATTGCACTCGAACAAATCAGTTATATCAACGCACACGCCACTTCCACTCCGGTAGGCGACCTGAATGAGGCGAAAGCCATTGCGGAAGTATTTGAAGGACATCACCCGTATGTCACTTCTACAAAGTCTATGACCGGACATGAAATGTGGATGGCAGGTGCCAGTGAAGTGATTTACTCCACCCTCATGATGAACAACGGTTTCATCGCTCCCAACCTCAATTTCGAGGAACCGGACGAGGCCTCCGCACAGTTGAATATACCTACCCAACGGGTAAATCTGGAATTTGATACGTTCCTCTCCAACTCGTTTGGATTCGGAGGAACCAATTCCACCCTGATCATACGCCAAATCAAGAAATAA
- a CDS encoding acyl-CoA thioesterase encodes MEEIVFHHTLPIQLRFNDVDKFGHVNNTVYFSFYDLGKTEYFASVCPGVDWEKIGIVVVHIEADFIKQIFASDHIAVQTAVSKIGTKSFHLIQRVIDTETNEVKCICKSVMVTFDLERHESMPLTEEWIEAICKYEERDLQKA; translated from the coding sequence ATGGAAGAAATCGTATTTCATCACACATTACCTATCCAATTGCGATTCAATGATGTAGACAAATTTGGTCACGTCAACAACACAGTTTACTTCTCCTTTTACGACTTAGGAAAGACTGAATACTTCGCTTCAGTATGTCCCGGAGTAGATTGGGAAAAAATCGGGATTGTCGTTGTCCACATCGAAGCGGATTTCATCAAGCAGATATTCGCATCCGATCATATCGCCGTACAGACTGCTGTTTCTAAGATAGGCACCAAAAGTTTTCACCTGATTCAGCGGGTTATCGACACAGAAACGAATGAAGTAAAATGTATCTGCAAGTCTGTTATGGTTACTTTCGACCTTGAAAGACATGAATCCATGCCACTGACAGAGGAATGGATAGAAGCGATCTGCAAATACGAAGAACGGGACTTGCAAAAAGCATAG
- a CDS encoding acyl carrier protein, protein MTNEEIIEKIRTTLAEEFEVDIDVIQPDAPLMETLELDSLDLVDMVVLVEKNFGFNVTGQDFAGIKTFQDFYDLVITRMQEAK, encoded by the coding sequence ATGACAAACGAAGAAATCATCGAGAAAATAAGAACAACTCTGGCAGAAGAGTTTGAAGTAGACATCGACGTCATCCAGCCGGATGCGCCGTTAATGGAAACTCTTGAACTGGACAGCCTGGACTTGGTCGACATGGTAGTACTGGTAGAAAAGAATTTCGGTTTCAACGTAACCGGACAAGACTTTGCAGGTATCAAAACCTTCCAGGACTTCTACGATCTCGTTATCACCCGTATGCAGGAAGCCAAGTAA
- a CDS encoding HAL/PAL/TAL family ammonia-lyase, whose protein sequence is MIADKSINLDTLYKVLFDNEKLELSEECIRKVEESFDFLQSFSSDKIIYGINTGFGPMAQYRIEDQSLIELQYNIIRSHSTGAGKPLPELYVKAAMIARLYTFLQGKSGVHMELVSLLCEFINRGIYPFIPEHGSVGASGDLVQLAHIALTLIGEGEVFYQGKLRDAATVLEENGLQPFSMRIREGLSVTNGTSVMTGIGIVNLIYAKKLLRWSVAASVMMNEIAASYDDFMAQALNEAKHHKGQQEIAAMMREWVAGSKCVLQRENELYNQVHKEKNFEHKVQPYYSLRCVPQILGPIYDELKNAEEVLINEVNSACDNPIVDPDTQNIYHGGNFHGDYISFEMDKLKIAVTKLTMLCERQINYLFHDRINGILPPFVNLGVLGLNYGLQASQFTATSTTAECQTLSNPMYVHSIPNNNDNQDIVSMGTNSALLAKTVIENSYQVMAIQFMGMAQAIDYLKIQDRLSPQSRQVYEEIRSFFPVFTNDTPKYKEIERMMDYLKKENK, encoded by the coding sequence ATGATAGCTGACAAAAGTATAAATTTAGATACCCTTTATAAAGTATTGTTCGATAATGAGAAGCTGGAACTCTCTGAAGAATGCATCCGAAAAGTAGAGGAAAGCTTCGATTTCCTGCAATCTTTTTCCAGCGATAAGATTATTTATGGTATCAATACGGGGTTCGGCCCAATGGCACAATACAGGATAGAAGATCAGTCACTGATCGAACTTCAGTACAATATCATTCGAAGCCATTCTACCGGTGCCGGCAAACCACTTCCCGAACTTTATGTAAAAGCAGCTATGATTGCCCGTTTGTACACTTTTCTACAAGGAAAATCAGGAGTACATATGGAATTGGTATCTCTTCTCTGTGAATTTATCAATCGTGGAATTTATCCGTTCATACCCGAACATGGAAGTGTAGGTGCCAGTGGTGATCTCGTGCAACTGGCCCATATTGCCCTGACGCTAATAGGAGAAGGGGAAGTTTTTTATCAGGGAAAATTGCGTGATGCCGCTACTGTGCTTGAGGAAAACGGTCTGCAACCTTTTTCGATGCGCATCCGTGAAGGGTTATCCGTCACAAACGGTACTTCTGTGATGACAGGAATCGGCATCGTCAATCTGATTTATGCCAAAAAGTTACTCCGGTGGTCGGTAGCCGCTTCTGTCATGATGAATGAGATTGCCGCCTCTTATGATGATTTTATGGCGCAGGCATTAAACGAGGCCAAGCATCACAAAGGTCAACAAGAGATAGCCGCTATGATGAGAGAATGGGTAGCGGGTAGTAAATGTGTACTTCAAAGAGAGAATGAGCTATACAATCAGGTGCACAAAGAAAAAAATTTCGAACACAAAGTACAACCCTATTATTCCTTGCGATGTGTTCCACAAATCCTCGGTCCCATCTATGATGAACTGAAGAATGCGGAAGAAGTATTGATTAACGAAGTAAATTCCGCCTGCGACAATCCGATTGTTGATCCGGACACACAAAATATTTATCATGGCGGTAACTTCCACGGAGATTACATCTCTTTCGAAATGGATAAACTGAAAATCGCCGTAACCAAACTGACCATGCTTTGCGAAAGACAGATCAATTATCTGTTCCACGACCGTATCAATGGCATCCTGCCTCCTTTTGTAAACTTGGGAGTGCTTGGATTGAACTACGGTTTGCAGGCTTCGCAATTCACAGCAACATCCACTACAGCCGAATGTCAGACATTGTCGAATCCGATGTATGTGCACAGTATTCCTAACAACAACGATAATCAGGATATTGTCAGCATGGGAACCAACTCGGCTCTATTAGCAAAAACAGTCATAGAGAATTCTTATCAGGTGATGGCTATTCAATTTATGGGAATGGCACAAGCCATCGACTACCTGAAAATACAGGATCGTCTAAGCCCCCAAAGCCGTCAGGTGTATGAAGAGATACGTAGCTTCTTCCCTGTATTTACCAATGACACACCTAAATACAAAGAGATAGAAAGAATGATGGACTATCTCAAAAAAGAAAATAAATAA
- the fabG gene encoding 3-oxoacyl-ACP reductase FabG translates to MKYALVTGGSRGIGRAVSCKLAEMGYFILINYQSNDAEAEKTLQLVQEKGSNGEIMKFDVTDPAAIALALNNWASQHPDEYIEVLINNAGIRKDNLMLWMTGEEWNKVLDISLNGFFYVTQPLLKNMLVKRYGRIVNIVSLSGIQGMPGQANYSAAKGGVIAATKALAQEVAKKKVTVNAVAPGFIRTDMTEGIDENEWKKHIPAGRFGTAEEVADLVGFLASPASSYITGEVISINGGLYT, encoded by the coding sequence ATGAAATACGCATTAGTAACCGGAGGAAGCCGAGGTATCGGTCGTGCTGTCAGTTGCAAACTGGCGGAAATGGGCTACTTTATACTGATTAATTATCAGAGTAACGACGCAGAAGCGGAAAAAACGTTGCAGTTAGTGCAGGAAAAAGGAAGTAACGGAGAAATCATGAAGTTCGATGTGACAGACCCTGCCGCTATTGCCCTTGCCTTGAACAACTGGGCGTCACAACATCCTGACGAATACATCGAAGTACTGATCAACAATGCGGGCATCCGCAAAGACAACCTGATGCTTTGGATGACAGGAGAAGAATGGAACAAAGTGCTCGATATCAGTTTGAACGGATTCTTTTATGTGACACAGCCTTTATTGAAAAATATGCTGGTCAAACGTTATGGACGTATTGTCAATATCGTATCCTTGTCAGGTATTCAGGGAATGCCCGGACAAGCCAACTATTCCGCAGCCAAAGGTGGCGTAATAGCCGCCACCAAAGCACTGGCACAGGAAGTTGCCAAGAAGAAGGTAACAGTCAACGCAGTTGCTCCAGGATTTATCCGCACGGATATGACGGAAGGGATTGATGAGAACGAATGGAAAAAACACATTCCTGCAGGACGTTTCGGTACTGCGGAAGAGGTTGCCGATCTCGTCGGTTTTCTGGCATCTCCAGCCTCATCCTATATCACAGGAGAGGTGATTTCCATCAACGGAGGACTATATACTTAA